The following are encoded in a window of Natranaeroarchaeum aerophilus genomic DNA:
- a CDS encoding type B DNA-directed DNA polymerase, with amino-acid sequence MPFTIDFLDDGRVLEWEATTAGAVVTETDEYTPRFYVATRDPNADLDLTALQSMYDQHPDVDATEMVSRRPGFRRDEESVLAVDVEHVNRVTGLARQTRQLSEYPVGDLACFNVDLSREFRYCLENSIDPTPANELSTLRLGVPVTETSNDVYEELTVAGETITGSVRDILTGVQTKIETRDPDVLVCSTSDIIPTLYEMATAANIDEFTLSRWPGVDYQQLASQSTYSSYGQVGHSPARYNVPGRAIVDESNTFFYGETNLDGVLDLVSRSTKPVQELAWASIGNVLTAIQICEAHDRGVLVPWNSWRHEFYKPMGTLHDADRGGFIFAPEVGLHENVHELDFSSLYPNIICTRNVSPDVIRCDCHSDREDVPELGYSICDTRGYLVDVLQPIIDARDEIKTAIHRENQRDNPDEDRLAELEGRSGALKWILVACFGYQGFSNAKFGRIECHEAINAFAREILLEAKERLEASGWRVVHGIVDSIWVTPDPDVDDDEREALETLATNITEAVEIRLEHEAQYDWVAFVPQRESDAGALTKYFGKVAGADEFKIRGLEARQRTTPPFIEDVQRDCLDRLAGTRSPDAVLRRLERAIEALHNGEVAVDRLVKRNRVSKPLEGYTQNTQNVAALKRARDHGLAVHPGQDIEYVVVDDEKTSRDRVSLVHEDVETYDASYYETQLVRAVESVLSPLGWDRTEIQRTIAETREMNLSAFTEFDDS; translated from the coding sequence ATGCCGTTTACGATCGACTTTCTGGACGATGGGCGCGTTCTGGAGTGGGAGGCAACCACTGCTGGCGCAGTCGTCACCGAGACTGACGAGTACACGCCACGGTTCTACGTTGCTACTCGCGATCCTAACGCCGATCTCGATCTCACGGCACTCCAATCGATGTACGACCAGCATCCGGACGTTGACGCGACCGAGATGGTTTCTCGACGTCCCGGTTTTCGACGTGATGAGGAGTCGGTCCTCGCTGTCGACGTCGAGCACGTCAACCGCGTCACTGGGCTCGCCCGGCAAACACGGCAACTGTCAGAGTATCCGGTTGGTGACCTTGCCTGCTTCAATGTGGACCTCTCACGGGAGTTCCGCTACTGTCTGGAGAACAGCATCGATCCGACGCCAGCGAACGAGCTATCGACGCTCCGACTCGGCGTCCCGGTGACCGAGACGAGCAACGACGTGTACGAGGAGTTGACTGTCGCTGGCGAAACCATCACTGGGTCGGTGAGGGATATCCTCACTGGCGTCCAGACGAAAATCGAGACACGTGATCCCGATGTCCTGGTGTGCTCGACGAGCGACATCATTCCGACGCTGTACGAGATGGCGACGGCGGCGAACATCGACGAGTTCACGCTGAGTCGGTGGCCCGGCGTGGACTACCAGCAACTTGCGAGCCAGTCGACGTACTCGAGTTACGGTCAGGTGGGACACTCCCCGGCGCGGTACAACGTGCCCGGTCGGGCCATCGTCGACGAGTCGAACACGTTCTTTTACGGGGAGACGAACCTCGACGGCGTCCTCGATCTCGTGTCACGCTCGACGAAGCCGGTCCAGGAACTCGCGTGGGCGTCGATCGGGAACGTGCTCACGGCGATCCAGATCTGCGAGGCTCACGACCGGGGCGTCCTCGTCCCGTGGAACTCCTGGCGTCACGAGTTCTACAAGCCGATGGGGACGCTTCACGACGCCGACCGGGGTGGGTTCATCTTCGCGCCCGAAGTCGGCTTACACGAGAACGTCCACGAGCTCGACTTTTCGAGCCTGTATCCGAATATCATCTGCACGCGAAACGTCTCCCCAGATGTGATTCGCTGTGACTGCCACAGCGACCGCGAGGACGTCCCCGAACTCGGCTACTCGATCTGTGACACGCGAGGCTATCTCGTCGACGTATTGCAACCGATCATCGACGCTCGCGACGAGATCAAGACAGCCATCCACCGTGAAAACCAACGTGACAATCCCGACGAGGATCGGCTGGCGGAACTCGAAGGGCGGTCGGGAGCGCTGAAATGGATCCTCGTCGCTTGCTTCGGCTATCAAGGGTTCAGCAACGCAAAGTTCGGCCGCATCGAGTGCCACGAGGCGATCAACGCATTCGCTCGCGAGATTCTGCTAGAAGCCAAAGAGCGGCTGGAAGCCAGCGGGTGGCGCGTTGTCCACGGTATCGTCGACTCAATCTGGGTGACACCGGATCCCGACGTCGACGACGATGAGCGCGAGGCCCTCGAAACCCTCGCAACGAACATCACTGAGGCGGTCGAGATCCGGCTCGAACACGAGGCACAGTATGACTGGGTGGCGTTCGTCCCCCAGCGCGAGAGCGATGCTGGCGCACTGACCAAGTACTTCGGGAAAGTTGCAGGTGCGGACGAGTTCAAGATCAGAGGTCTCGAAGCCCGACAACGCACCACTCCGCCGTTCATCGAGGATGTCCAGCGAGACTGCCTCGACCGGCTTGCTGGCACACGATCTCCCGACGCAGTGCTCAGACGTCTCGAACGAGCAATCGAGGCACTGCATAACGGAGAGGTTGCAGTGGACCGACTCGTCAAGCGCAATCGAGTCTCAAAGCCACTCGAAGGCTATACGCAGAACACCCAGAACGTGGCAGCCCTGAAGCGGGCACGCGATCACGGTCTCGCTGTTCATCCGGGCCAAGATATCGAGTATGTCGTTGTTGACGACGAGAAGACCTCTCGGGACCGCGTCTCACTTGTCCATGAAGATGTCGAGACCTACGACGCCTCGTACTACGAGACGCAGCTCGTCCGAGCTGTTGAAAGCGTCTTGTCACCGCTCGGCTGGGACCGAACGGAGATTCAACGTACCATCGCTGAGACTCGGGAAATGAACCTGTCTGCCTTCACCGAGTTCGACGACAGCTAA
- a CDS encoding DUF4129 domain-containing protein — MNESTRSAIIAGMAIFAVAYAAATLDSTVRPEGGGGDGTVGTGDGGSGVVPVTQSESPPGETITIPYLDEILAILAVVLLLGLIAYVVLYRRQALAMFLVLAVSLVAMYLLSAVLDPTAVPPDIAGLEPGDETPVGDGSGEGWGDGSGVDPTQPSPPALLVVVVVGLTIIGGALALLSTRTEDSDESVHQSTGDGENAAAIGRAAGRAADRLEAEENVDNEVYRAWREMADLTDVDNPGSTTPGEFAAAAAETGLGRDDVTELTRLFEDVRYGNTQPSEERERQAITIFRRIENRYAEEEP; from the coding sequence ATGAACGAGTCCACACGATCGGCGATAATCGCCGGAATGGCCATTTTTGCAGTCGCCTACGCAGCAGCGACGCTGGACTCGACGGTTCGTCCCGAGGGAGGAGGTGGAGACGGAACTGTTGGGACTGGTGACGGCGGCAGTGGGGTAGTACCAGTCACCCAATCGGAGTCGCCTCCCGGCGAGACAATTACGATTCCGTACCTCGACGAGATACTTGCGATTCTCGCCGTCGTGTTACTACTGGGGCTCATTGCATACGTGGTTCTCTACCGGCGACAGGCACTTGCCATGTTTCTAGTGCTCGCCGTCTCGCTCGTGGCAATGTACCTTCTCTCAGCAGTGCTGGATCCGACAGCTGTCCCGCCGGATATAGCAGGACTGGAGCCAGGTGACGAGACTCCGGTCGGCGACGGCAGTGGTGAGGGCTGGGGCGATGGGAGTGGCGTCGATCCAACACAGCCATCCCCACCAGCACTACTCGTAGTGGTCGTGGTGGGACTCACTATCATCGGTGGGGCCCTTGCACTGTTGAGCACACGGACCGAGGACAGCGACGAGTCTGTACACCAGTCTACTGGGGACGGTGAGAACGCTGCGGCCATCGGCCGAGCAGCAGGACGGGCGGCCGACCGGCTCGAAGCGGAGGAGAATGTCGATAACGAGGTGTACAGGGCCTGGCGGGAAATGGCCGACTTGACCGATGTCGATAACCCCGGATCAACTACTCCGGGGGAGTTCGCCGCTGCTGCCGCCGAGACGGGTCTTGGCCGTGACGACGTAACTGAACTCACCCGTCTGTTCGAGGACGTTCGATACGGCAACACACAACCATCCGAAGAGCGGGAACGCCAGGCAATCACGATTTTCCGTCGGATCGAGAACCGATACGCAGAAGAAGAGCCGTGA
- a CDS encoding DUF58 domain-containing protein, with the protein MNYRRVALAIGTLSLGLSLLAIVFPGLVAVTLEQVVISVVGGVVLLQALRVMLVRRREDRDEAVPPDPERPISTSPPGEELEDELERFLGDRRLYFPRVRLREGLRAAAVTVLSQYGPHSTAEAEEAVDAGTWTDDVYAAAFLGDERAPTPPLRVRVGNALRRESPLERHVRHVVDAIAAAAGVAAPSNEGASKRSGQQADRRAESSNRTARNRSTGRANDVRNTTDPETNDTLRRATHSTGHWTGVSVVALVSIGVGILVEQPSILLAGTVGIGYAAYARSSALAPRSVSLSRTLSTERPEPGEEVEVTVTITNDSEQALADLRLVDGVPASLAVTDSSPRIGTALRAGESRSYTYAVTARRGVHTFGPATLIARDLAAAAEQERELYTETTLTCIPPLRAIPEPIPLRAQATREVGHIETATSGDGVEFYATREYRPGDPMSRIDWNRRARTGELTTVEFRNERSASVVIVVDTREEAYVSPDPDAEHALDRAVDAAGQLFVTLADSGDRVGIASLGDNACWLAPGTGVDHRDTARELLATHPAFSPVPRETRSVVVQHRNRLRKRLSAGTQVIVLTPLCDEFGGQFARRLEEHGYPVTVISLDPTASQTTAQRFARVARRLRVSNLRSNGIPVIDWDWDDSITATLARFNERWSR; encoded by the coding sequence GTGAACTATCGCCGCGTCGCGCTTGCGATCGGTACTCTCTCACTTGGGCTCAGTCTTCTTGCGATCGTCTTCCCCGGACTGGTAGCGGTCACGCTCGAACAGGTTGTGATCTCCGTGGTCGGTGGCGTGGTCCTCCTGCAGGCGCTTCGCGTTATGCTGGTTCGCCGACGCGAGGATCGCGATGAGGCTGTGCCACCTGACCCGGAACGGCCGATTTCGACCTCGCCACCAGGTGAGGAGTTAGAAGACGAACTCGAGCGGTTTCTGGGCGACAGGCGACTCTACTTTCCCCGGGTTCGTCTTCGCGAAGGACTCCGTGCAGCCGCTGTTACTGTACTCTCCCAGTACGGACCCCATTCCACAGCCGAGGCGGAGGAGGCAGTCGATGCAGGAACCTGGACTGACGACGTGTATGCGGCTGCGTTTCTCGGTGACGAACGGGCCCCGACGCCGCCGCTCCGTGTTCGTGTGGGGAACGCTCTTCGACGTGAGTCACCACTCGAGCGTCACGTTCGACACGTCGTCGACGCGATTGCCGCGGCTGCTGGCGTGGCCGCACCCTCGAACGAAGGAGCGAGCAAACGTTCGGGACAACAGGCGGACCGACGAGCGGAATCCAGCAACAGGACAGCGCGGAATCGATCTACGGGACGGGCAAACGACGTCAGAAACACCACTGACCCCGAGACGAACGACACTCTCAGACGTGCAACACACTCGACGGGGCACTGGACGGGCGTCAGTGTCGTGGCCCTGGTGAGCATCGGCGTCGGGATTCTCGTCGAGCAGCCGTCGATACTGCTTGCAGGCACCGTCGGCATCGGCTACGCGGCGTACGCCCGCTCATCGGCGCTGGCGCCTCGTAGTGTCTCCCTCTCTCGAACGCTCAGTACTGAGCGGCCGGAACCGGGTGAGGAAGTCGAGGTAACGGTCACCATCACAAACGACAGCGAGCAGGCGCTGGCGGATCTGCGACTCGTCGACGGTGTCCCAGCATCGCTCGCCGTGACGGATAGCTCACCGCGTATCGGCACGGCACTGCGGGCAGGAGAGAGTCGATCGTACACCTATGCAGTGACTGCCCGTCGAGGCGTCCATACGTTTGGGCCAGCGACGCTGATCGCACGCGACCTCGCGGCCGCAGCCGAGCAGGAGCGAGAACTCTACACGGAAACAACGCTGACCTGTATTCCGCCGCTACGCGCGATACCGGAACCGATCCCGCTTCGAGCACAGGCGACCCGAGAGGTGGGTCATATCGAGACGGCGACCAGCGGAGACGGGGTCGAGTTCTATGCGACCCGGGAGTACCGCCCGGGCGATCCGATGAGTCGGATCGACTGGAACCGTCGCGCCCGGACTGGTGAGCTCACAACGGTCGAGTTCCGGAACGAGCGTTCGGCGAGCGTCGTCATCGTGGTCGACACCCGCGAGGAAGCGTACGTCTCGCCCGATCCGGACGCCGAACATGCACTCGACCGTGCGGTCGACGCCGCCGGACAGCTGTTCGTGACGCTGGCCGATTCGGGAGACAGAGTGGGTATCGCTTCACTGGGCGACAACGCCTGTTGGCTCGCCCCAGGCACCGGTGTTGATCACAGGGACACCGCACGAGAACTGCTCGCAACGCATCCTGCGTTCTCCCCGGTGCCGAGAGAGACTCGATCAGTGGTGGTTCAACACCGCAACCGCCTCAGAAAACGACTGTCTGCGGGTACACAGGTAATCGTTCTCACACCGCTGTGTGACGAATTCGGGGGGCAGTTTGCCAGGCGGCTCGAGGAACACGGCTATCCGGTCACGGTGATCAGCCTCGATCCGACCGCCAGCCAGACGACTGCACAGCGATTCGCACGGGTCGCCCGACGACTTCGGGTTTCGAACCTTCGAAGCAACGGGATTCCGGTTATCGACTGGGACTGGGACGACTCGATCACTGCCACGCTTGCCCGATTCAACGAGCGGTGGTCGCGATGA
- a CDS encoding DUF7519 family protein: MNPIDRDPAQHSSLVAGCAAVVAFGLSAFYSWPALAIGAVGLALILVGLIRGLYTAVTVGAFGLFVGAILAGVETTAVGPVLISVTAAVLAWDIGTNAISVGEQLGRAADTRRLEAVHIAASTGVGIITVSIAYGLYMTGTSDQPITALFLLLLAAVLLLESLR; encoded by the coding sequence ATGAACCCCATTGATCGAGATCCGGCACAGCACAGCAGTCTGGTAGCAGGGTGTGCTGCGGTCGTTGCGTTCGGGCTCAGCGCGTTCTACTCGTGGCCGGCCCTCGCTATCGGCGCAGTAGGACTGGCCCTCATCCTCGTGGGGCTCATCCGTGGACTGTATACTGCAGTCACGGTGGGTGCGTTCGGCCTGTTCGTGGGCGCGATTCTCGCTGGTGTAGAGACCACGGCAGTTGGCCCGGTGCTCATCAGTGTCACTGCTGCAGTACTGGCGTGGGATATCGGCACGAACGCGATCAGCGTCGGGGAACAGCTGGGACGAGCAGCTGACACGAGACGTCTCGAAGCAGTCCACATAGCCGCGAGCACTGGGGTTGGCATCATAACGGTTAGCATCGCATACGGACTGTACATGACCGGCACCAGCGATCAACCGATCACGGCCCTGTTCTTGTTATTGCTCGCTGCAGTCCTGTTGCTGGAATCACTACGCTAG
- a CDS encoding AAA family ATPase produces MSIDDASAQCDAVLTEVENAVIADRSFLETVLLGVLARGHVLLEDVPGTGKTLTARSMATALGLSFSRVQFTPDLLPADVTGTHVFNERDRTFEFNEGPIFGNVVLADEINRAPPKTQSALLEAMEERQVTADGETRELPDPFFVIATQNPVEQEGTFALPEAQIDRFAVKASMGYPSYQGEAELLFRRDGREERSPSVDPVLTPDRVRALQRVPETVRVDEDLILYMLDISRRTREESRVSVGVSPRGAQRLFETARAQAVIEGREYVTPDIVKTVAKPVLAHRLVLTADARVNDVEKQAVIDSVLEAVEVPTVD; encoded by the coding sequence ATGAGCATCGACGACGCAAGTGCACAGTGTGATGCTGTGCTGACCGAAGTCGAAAACGCGGTTATCGCTGACCGGTCGTTTCTCGAAACGGTGTTGCTTGGTGTGCTCGCCAGGGGCCACGTTCTCCTCGAAGACGTCCCGGGAACCGGAAAAACACTGACTGCTCGAAGTATGGCCACGGCACTGGGCCTGTCGTTTTCACGTGTGCAGTTTACCCCTGATCTCCTCCCAGCAGACGTGACTGGCACCCACGTTTTCAACGAGCGCGATCGTACCTTCGAGTTCAACGAAGGGCCCATTTTCGGGAACGTCGTGCTTGCTGATGAAATCAATCGGGCGCCACCGAAAACCCAGAGTGCACTACTGGAAGCGATGGAAGAGCGACAGGTCACGGCCGATGGGGAAACCCGTGAACTGCCGGACCCGTTTTTCGTCATCGCGACACAGAACCCCGTCGAACAGGAGGGTACCTTCGCTCTGCCCGAGGCACAGATCGATCGGTTCGCCGTGAAGGCCAGCATGGGGTATCCGAGTTACCAGGGGGAGGCAGAACTCCTGTTTCGGCGAGATGGTCGAGAGGAACGGAGTCCCTCTGTCGATCCCGTACTCACTCCCGATCGTGTTCGTGCGCTACAGCGTGTTCCCGAGACCGTCCGCGTCGACGAGGATCTCATCCTGTACATGCTCGATATCAGCCGCAGAACGCGGGAGGAGTCACGTGTGAGCGTCGGCGTGTCGCCGCGCGGTGCACAGCGGTTGTTCGAAACGGCACGAGCGCAGGCGGTTATCGAAGGCCGTGAGTACGTAACCCCGGATATCGTGAAGACGGTTGCCAAACCGGTGCTCGCCCACAGACTCGTGCTGACTGCCGATGCACGGGTCAACGACGTGGAGAAACAGGCGGTAATCGACAGTGTGCTCGAAGCGGTCGAAGTTCCGACTGTCGACTAG
- a CDS encoding Gfo/Idh/MocA family protein, which produces MSTTIYFIGAGAIARSHAEAVELLPNADEIELAAADPTPAARKRFAEAVDDVRLYEDSESMLSEAVDPDDFVVVAAPPFTHHDETIAALESGRHVLCEKPLAPALDEAEAMLKAARENDRLLGSCNCRHYRTPGTERVKQLIDEGAIGDPYHVTWITRSQRGRPGIEYQPESKWFLDRSKGGGGIVMDWGPYEFATLEDLLVPDSVDVKHAWTAQPETAVDPEDIPFDVETHGGATLVYRTDERDVQVTYERASGTHGEERDVTEIEGTEGAIRWDWTEVGTSTVTLATDNDGDLVEESIAVTPDEDIEAHDRPLVYFDRVVRGGDAPIRTGAEAITSVAMINAMYRCAESGEPQRVDLSKIA; this is translated from the coding sequence ATGTCAACGACTATCTATTTCATCGGCGCCGGTGCGATCGCCCGCAGCCACGCCGAAGCCGTCGAATTGCTCCCGAACGCCGACGAGATCGAACTCGCCGCAGCGGACCCGACCCCAGCTGCCCGCAAGCGGTTCGCGGAGGCCGTCGATGACGTCCGCCTCTACGAGGACAGCGAGTCGATGCTATCGGAGGCGGTCGATCCGGACGACTTCGTCGTTGTCGCAGCGCCGCCGTTTACCCACCACGACGAGACGATCGCGGCGCTCGAAAGCGGCCGACACGTATTATGCGAGAAACCGCTGGCGCCAGCCCTCGATGAAGCCGAAGCGATGCTCAAGGCCGCGAGGGAGAACGACCGTCTCCTCGGCTCGTGTAACTGTCGTCACTACCGGACGCCCGGCACCGAGCGCGTCAAGCAACTGATCGATGAGGGAGCGATCGGCGATCCGTACCACGTCACGTGGATCACCCGCAGCCAGCGGGGTCGCCCCGGGATCGAGTATCAGCCGGAATCGAAGTGGTTCCTCGACCGCTCGAAAGGTGGCGGCGGGATCGTCATGGACTGGGGCCCTTACGAGTTCGCCACGCTCGAAGACCTCCTCGTACCTGATAGCGTCGACGTCAAACACGCCTGGACTGCCCAGCCCGAGACGGCTGTCGATCCCGAGGACATCCCGTTCGACGTCGAAACGCACGGGGGTGCGACGCTCGTTTACCGCACCGACGAGCGCGACGTGCAGGTAACCTATGAACGAGCGTCCGGAACACACGGCGAGGAACGAGACGTGACAGAAATCGAAGGGACCGAGGGTGCGATCCGGTGGGACTGGACCGAGGTCGGCACGTCGACAGTCACGCTGGCGACCGACAACGATGGTGACCTAGTCGAAGAATCGATAGCCGTCACCCCGGACGAAGATATAGAGGCGCACGATCGGCCCCTCGTGTATTTCGACCGTGTCGTGCGGGGCGGGGACGCACCGATCCGAACCGGTGCGGAGGCGATCACGTCAGTTGCGATGATCAACGCGATGTATCGGTGTGCCGAGTCGGGAGAGCCCCAGCGAGTGGACCTATCGAAGATTGCTTGA
- a CDS encoding geranylgeranyl reductase family protein: MYDFVVVGCGPPGARFARRASEEGHDVLVFEKGEIGDPLACSGHVSTDIWDFTGPDARNELLQNEIRGARFHVDEPQRTANSADERAREAGRQLDHAGLFYRDETISNVIDRVGLDRHLADLARDAGADVRDHHTVTEIEEHEDRVTVTASTPEDTITVEGKMVAGCDGPRSRVRDALGLDDPDELLHGVLGFDPTPDHADYVDVHLTAPRFFAWRIPRGDAGVEYGLAAPPGDNVRELFERLQTGYGVDLDRTCSGAIPIGPPERITTRRGFLIGDAAAQTKPFTGGGILYSMTAADHAARTIDPDWPPTLQAYEHAWREELSREIQLGHLLRRAYSLPEPIQRTGLRALSGEIGVHMDRPTSLFSREQLGALLSR; this comes from the coding sequence ATGTACGACTTCGTCGTCGTCGGCTGTGGCCCCCCAGGTGCGCGGTTTGCTCGACGTGCGTCCGAAGAGGGCCACGACGTCCTCGTCTTCGAGAAAGGGGAGATCGGCGATCCACTGGCCTGTTCGGGCCACGTCAGCACCGACATCTGGGACTTTACTGGCCCTGACGCGCGCAATGAACTCCTCCAGAACGAAATTCGTGGCGCACGCTTTCACGTCGACGAACCGCAACGCACCGCGAACTCCGCAGACGAACGCGCTCGCGAGGCCGGACGCCAGCTCGACCACGCGGGACTGTTCTACCGGGACGAGACGATCTCGAACGTCATCGACCGGGTCGGGCTGGATCGCCACCTCGCCGACCTCGCACGCGATGCCGGTGCGGACGTCCGCGATCACCACACAGTCACCGAAATCGAAGAGCACGAAGATCGGGTCACAGTGACCGCCTCGACACCGGAAGACACGATCACTGTCGAAGGGAAGATGGTGGCTGGCTGTGATGGGCCGCGTTCCCGTGTCCGGGACGCCCTCGGTCTCGATGACCCAGACGAACTCCTGCATGGCGTGTTGGGGTTCGATCCTACCCCCGATCACGCCGACTATGTCGATGTCCATCTCACTGCGCCGCGCTTTTTCGCGTGGCGAATCCCGCGGGGCGATGCTGGCGTCGAGTACGGACTGGCGGCTCCACCGGGCGATAATGTGAGAGAGCTGTTCGAGCGGCTCCAGACTGGGTACGGCGTCGACCTCGATCGAACCTGCTCGGGGGCGATCCCGATCGGCCCACCCGAGCGCATCACAACGCGACGGGGCTTTCTCATCGGCGACGCCGCCGCCCAGACCAAACCGTTTACTGGCGGTGGGATTCTCTACAGCATGACTGCTGCCGATCATGCCGCGCGAACGATCGATCCGGACTGGCCGCCAACCCTGCAGGCGTACGAACACGCCTGGCGCGAGGAGCTGTCCCGCGAGATTCAACTGGGGCATCTACTTCGGCGCGCGTACAGCCTCCCGGAACCGATCCAGCGCACTGGCTTGCGCGCGCTCTCGGGCGAGATCGGCGTCCACATGGACCGCCCCACGTCGCTGTTCTCACGGGAGCAACTCGGCGCACTGCTCTCACGCTGA
- the uppS gene encoding polyprenyl diphosphate synthase, giving the protein MQGWLERRVQSLYEQLLRTDLDEVPTHVAVIQDGNRRYARERGDAVTNGHREGAETTEQVLEWCEELGIEELTLYAFSTENFERPADEREALFDLIEGKLREFADADRVHENGVCIRTLGDIERLPDRVQEVVDYAEERTREYDSFVLNIALAYGGRSELLSATRRILQQVEEGTLSPADLDVETVESQLYDRPVRAVDLIIRTGGDERTSNFLPWYANGNEAAVYFCTPYWPEFSKPEFLRSIRTYQHREQAWQRTRLSRALTLVKGLGDTRTEEARRILEGSNDVPDVDGVGPALPVEDDADSA; this is encoded by the coding sequence ATGCAAGGGTGGCTCGAACGACGCGTGCAGTCACTGTACGAGCAGTTACTACGGACCGATCTCGACGAGGTGCCCACACACGTCGCCGTGATTCAGGATGGGAACCGGCGATACGCCCGGGAACGCGGTGACGCCGTGACGAACGGTCACAGAGAAGGAGCAGAGACGACCGAACAGGTGCTTGAATGGTGCGAGGAACTGGGTATCGAAGAACTGACGCTGTACGCGTTCTCGACGGAGAACTTCGAGCGTCCGGCCGACGAGCGCGAGGCCCTGTTCGACCTGATCGAGGGGAAGCTTCGCGAGTTCGCTGACGCCGATCGAGTCCACGAGAACGGGGTCTGTATTCGCACACTGGGCGATATCGAACGCCTGCCGGACCGTGTACAGGAGGTTGTCGACTACGCCGAAGAGCGTACACGCGAGTATGATTCGTTCGTTCTGAATATCGCACTCGCATATGGCGGTCGATCGGAACTGCTCTCGGCGACACGGCGGATCCTTCAGCAGGTCGAAGAGGGCACGCTTTCCCCCGCCGATCTGGACGTCGAAACAGTCGAGAGCCAGCTCTATGATCGCCCGGTTCGCGCCGTCGACCTCATCATCCGGACGGGCGGCGACGAGCGGACGAGCAACTTCCTGCCGTGGTATGCCAACGGCAACGAGGCTGCGGTCTACTTTTGCACGCCGTACTGGCCGGAGTTCTCGAAACCGGAGTTCCTCCGCAGTATCCGTACGTACCAGCATCGTGAGCAAGCTTGGCAACGTACGCGACTCAGCCGCGCGCTCACACTCGTCAAAGGACTTGGGGATACCAGAACCGAAGAGGCACGACGGATCCTCGAGGGGTCGAACGACGTTCCGGACGTGGACGGAGTCGGACCCGCGCTTCCTGTCGAGGACGACGCCGACTCAGCGTGA